In Lentibacillus sp. JNUCC-1, the genomic window ATATTTTGTTTGTGGTCGGAGCAGAACATCCTGATTTTGAAAGAAACGTCCTTGTTGCTAGGGAGTTACACAAAATGCTTGAAAAGAAATATCCCGGTCTGAGTAAGGCTGTTATAACAAAAGAAGGTCCAAATGTTGATGGTGTTTACAACCAGGATTTATCAGACAGGTCGCTTTTGATCGAATTAGGCGGCGTGGATAACACACTTGATGAACTGTATCGAACTGCAGATATTTTTGCAGAAGTGTTTGGAGAATTTTATTGGGATGCTGAAAAAGTGAGCGGGGAAGAGGAGTGAGGTAAATGCGTTTTATTACTGTGGTGTTATTGATGGCCGTATTCTTTTTGCTGGGGATTGTTTATGCGAACAATCCTTCCGGTGAAATGTTTGGTGGGTGGAAAGAAGCGCTGGAGCAAAATCATGAGGCAGAGGACATTCCACCAGTTCAGAAGGAGCCCAAAACCGAACCGACATCCGTATTAGAACCTGTTGACGTGGAACAATCCCCCACTTCACGCAAAAAATGGCATCGTCCCTTGAAACAGTCGTAAAAGGCTTCTATGACGGCGTTGTCGACGTACTATATACATTCACAGAAGCATTCTTTTAGAATACCTGACTACAAATCATTTTAATCACAGTAGACACAAACTGCGAACTAATGAATCCTTAAATTTATTCATGGGAAGAGATATTCTGGCTGTTAATCGAAAAGGCAAATCAATGTGCGTGATAAGTGTAAGGTGATTTCCGCTACGGACAGTTCGCTTTAACTTTATCACAGCTCAAGTGCGACATCTGTTCAAGAAAATCACTTTCACAGTGTCTTCTAGCCGCGGGCACGGCCTCAGCCTCCTTGCCCCGGCAAGGGGTATGTCGACGTTGTCCGCAAAGGACGGTTTTAGTCGACCCTCCCTAATGTAACGCTGTGGGGTCTTCGACTCGTGCTATTCCCGCAGGAGTCGACTGTCCTTCGCTCCAATCACCCTATTTTATTAAGTAGCTTGGACGGCTATGCTCAAGAATTATGACACGTTTTTTTAACGTTTGGTTTGGCTACAAAATGCCCGATACATGCATAGTTGCAATAAGATTTATGAGCAATTTTGCATTCCGGAGTAATTATATCTTAAAATGTGCGATTTCCCGGTTTTGATCATTCTCTTCATAAAAGCGAAAGAATGAAATTGTTCTTCACAAAGCTCGGGGAAAACACGGAGACTCCTGTGGGATGCAAAGCCTCGGTGAGACCCCGGAGGTCGTCAGAGGGGAAGGAAGGCTAAAACCGCGACGTCCTGTCGCAACGCCTTCATGACCCACATCCTGTGGGCCCGAGGCTCAGCAGCGCCCACGGAACGCGAAGTGTTTTCCCCGAGCTGGAGCCAGAAGCAGTCCCAAACATGCTTAGTTAGGTCCACCACTTACGTCGCAGTTTATGGATATGGTATTTTAGTGGGATCTGTTCGAAAATAGGGTTGGTTTTTGGTTTGATGATTGATTGTCTATGGTTCACTTGCTATAATCAATGCAGCAAGCAACAATTCAATCGTGATTGTCATGTGGCAAGTTATGCATGATACGTGTATTGACCATGTAGGAGTGAACATCGTTTATGGTGAGAAAACAACAAAACGTCCGTAACTTTTCTATCATTGCTCATATCGACCATGGCAAGTCGACGCTCGCTGACAGGATATTGGAAAACACCAAAGCCCTTACCCAGCGGGAAATGAAAGAGCAGTATCTGGATGCCATGGATCTTGAACGTGAGCGTGGAATTACAATTAAACTAAATGCCGTACAGCTTCATTATTCGAGCAAGACAAATGAGGAGTATATTTTTCATTTAATCGACACCCCAGGTCATGTCGACTTTACATATGAGGTCTCAAGAAGTCTCGCGGCGTGTGAAGGTGTCATTTTGGTGGTGGATGCAGCTCAAGGCATCGAGGCTCAGACGCTCGCAAATGTGTACTTAGCACTTGATAATGACCTTGAGATTATCCCTGTCATTAATAAGATTGATTTACCGAACGCGGATACAGACCGTGTGGCTCAGGAATTGGAAGATGTGGTTGGAATTGATAAAAATGAAGTCATTCTGGCCTCTGCCAAGGATAACATTGGAATTGATGAAATCTTGGAGCGAATCGTTTCGGATATCCCGGCCCCGGCAGGTTCTTCAGAAGCACCGCTTAAGGCACTGATTTTCGATTCTTTATATGACTCATATCGTGGTGTCATTGCCTACGTTTCCATAAAAGAAGGCGCGCTAAAAAAAGGCGATCATATTAAAATGATGGCTACGGGCAAGACGTACGAGGTCAATGACCTAGGCGTGTTTACACCAGCACCTGTCAGTCAGGATGAATTATATGTCGGTGACGTCGGGTTTCTGACTGCCTCCATTAAAAACGTTGGAGACACACGCGTCGGGGATACGATTACCCTTGCGAACTATGAAGCCGAAGAGCCTTTGCCAGGCTATAAGCCACTAAACCCTATGGTGTTTTGTGGGTTATATCCGATAGACTCCAATAAATACAATGACTTAAGAGAAGCGCTTGAACGTCTGGAATTAAATGATTCTGCTTTGCAATATGAGGCAGAAACCTCTCAGGCACTTGGGTTTGGCTTTCGTTGCGGATTCCTCGGACTCCTGCACATGGAGATTATACAGGAGCGTATTGAGAGAGAATTTAAGATTGATTTGATAACTACCGCTCCAAGTGTTATCTATGAAGTCGAGACAACGAGCGAAGAATTGTTGGAAGTGGACAATCCCTCAATGATGCCAGACGCTCAACAAGTTGAAAACATAAAAGAACCTTATGTTGAGGCTACAGTTATGGTGCCCAACGATTATGTGGGAGCAGTAATGGAACTTTGTCAGAAAAAGCGTGGACAATTTAGAGATATGCAATACTTGGACGATGTTCGTGTGAATATTGTTTATCATATACCGTTATCTGAGATTGTTTATGACTTTTTTGATCAACTGAAATCCCAGACAAAAGGTTATGCCTCGTTTGATTATGAAATAATTGGCTATCACACATCAAAGCTAGTTAAAATGGACATCCTGCTTAATGGCGAAACAGTTGATGCGCTGTCTTTCATTGTGCATCGTGATTTTGCATACGAACGTGGAAAGCATATTGTAGAGAAATTAAAAAACCTTATTCCCAGACAACAGTTTGAGGTCCCTGTTCAGGCCGCCATCGGAAATAAAATTGTCGCCCGCTCCACGATTAAAGCCATGCGTAAAAACGTCTTATCGAAGTGTTACGGAGGGGACATCTCCCGAAAGCGGAAATTGCTGGAAAAACAAAAAGAAGGTAAGAAACGGATGAAAATGGTTGGTTCAGTGGAAATTCCACAAGAAGCATTTATGTCTGTACTGCAGATGGATGACGATTAATTCAGAGGAGAAACTTTGGATATTCCAAAGTTTCCCTTTTTCGTTATTCGTGCATATAAAGGAGAGGTTATACAATGCCGGACTCGGTATATATTCATATCCCATTTTGTGAACACATCTGCCATTATTGTGACTTCACAAAGTTTTTTTATAAAGAAAATCAAACTGATGCCTATTTGGAGGCTTTGGCTAATGAAATTGGTATTAATGTTGCAGAACCCAAAAAATATGTTAAAACAATCTATATTGGTGGTGGCACACCAACTGTTTTGACATTGGCTCAATTAGAGAAACTTATGTCCATGATCAATGAGGCATTTGATGTCACGCACGCTGAGGAATTTACCATCGAAGCAAATCCTGGTGATATTGACACTGAAAAAATTAAGTTGCTGAAAGAGTGGGGGGTTAACAGGGTCTCACTCGGTGTACAGGTGTTTGATAATGATATGCTTAAAGAATTGGGGCGGGCACATAAAGTAAAGGATGTTTACACGACCGTGAGTCGTCTTCAGCAAAATGGTATAGAAAACATCAGTATTGATCTGATTTATGCTTTGCCTAACCAGACTCCTAATCATTTTCGGAAAACCGTTGAAGAAGCAGTGGCATTTGACTTGCCACATTACTCAACCTATTCTCTGCAAATTGAACCCAAAACTGTATTTTACCAACGCCATAAAAAAGGTATTTTAAATAAGCCGCCTGAAGAGGAAGAGGTGGAAATGTTTCATATCCTTAAAGATACCATGGCTCAAAACAGATTGAACAGATATGAGGTCAGCAATTTCTCAAAGCCCGGTTTTGAAAGCAAACACAATCTGACATATTGGAATAATGACTATTATTATGGATTCGGAGCAGGAGCGAGCGGGTATTTACCAGGACGTCGAACTAATAACTTAAAACCGCTCCCAGCTTACATTAAACAAGCCAATTTGGATGGGAAACCCCTTCTTCAAGCAGAGGAGATCGGTCTTAAAGAGGCTGTTGAGGAAGAGTTTTTCCTTGGACTCCGTAAAATGGAAGGGGTCAATAAAGCACAGTTCAAAGAACGTTATGGCTTTTCCCACGACCTTGTCTATTCCAATGCGATTGATGTTTTAAAGCAAAAAGGCTGGCTTGCGGAAGATGAAGCATGGATCAGGTTGACGGAGGAAGGTCTGCTATTCGGAAACAGCGTATTTGCCCACTTTTTGATTGAAGAAGCAGATCTCAAACATGTTCGTTGACAAAAAAAGCATCTTTTGATAATTTATTTATAGAATTAGCACTCAACACAAACGAGTGCTAACAGAGGTGATCATCATGTTGACAGAGCGACAAATGTTGATATTGCAAGTCTTGATTGATGATTTCATTGAATCTGCCCAGCCGGTGGGCTCACGCAGATTGTCACAAAAGAAAAATGTTGATTTCAGTCCGGCAACCATTCGAAATGTGATGGCTGACCTTGAGGATATGGGGTATATTGAGAAACCACATACTTCTTCTGGTCGTATTCCGTCTGAGCAAGGCTATCGGTTTTATGTAGATCATTTAATTCCTTATCCAAGTGCAGACCAGGGTATACATTTCATTGAACAGGTTGTGCAAGATGAATTTATGGAATTCGAACAAATCGTTCAGAAGTCTGCAGAAATTCTGTCCGATATTACGAATTACACCACGATCATCCTAGGTCCGGAAATATTTGAGACAACATTAAAACAGCTTCAGATTGTGACGCTTACTGAACACACAGCTGTAACCATCCTGATAACAAATACAGGGCATGTTGAACATCGTTCATTTACAATACCAGCTCATATTAGTTCATCTGATCTGGAAAAAATCGTTAACATACTAAATAACCGGCTACATGGTGTACCGCTTATCCACTTGCCACAGAGGGTAAATGTTGAACTTCATTCAATGCTCAGACAGTATGTTGATGATTATGAAACAGTATATGAATATGTGAAGTCCGCTATAGTTGGTGATTATCCAATTAAACTGTACATTGGCGGCAAAACGAATATTCTTATGCAGCCTGAATTTAATAACATTGAGAAGGTCCGTTCGTTTTATACAATGATGGAAAATGAAGATGAAATCACACAATTGTTTAAAGGTACACCGAACGGTATTGAGGTCAGGATCGGTAACGAAAACAAAATGGAAGCTGTTAAGGATTTAAGTGTTATCACATCTTCTTATCATTTAGGGGATGGTAATGCTGGCATGATCGGTCTTCTCGGTCCAACCCGCATGGAATACAGAAAAGTGATCAGTCTGTTGCAAGCTTTTTCAAACGAAATGTCTGATGCTTTATATGTGTGGTTTAAACAAAATGAATAAAGTGAAAGATGTTCATGTTACGTCTTTGCGTATCGGTTTATTTCGAGAACCGTTCATGATATAGTCTATCATGGCAAATGCTCATCAAGGAGGTGGCTTTAATGGAATCTGAACACACAAATGCTACAGAAAAAAATGAATCTGTTGAAAAGGATTCAGAAATACTTGAAGCAGAAGAAGTGGAACAAAATGAGGTTGAAGACGAACAAGTGGAAGCTCTGAAGTCTGAGCTGGTTTCGTTAAAAAACGAAAAGGATCAGCTGCAAGAACGGCTTCTTCGGGTTCAGGCTGAATTTGACAATTTTAAAAAACGTTCCCAGAAAGAAAAAGAAGCTGAACGTATGTATAAATCACAGGACTTGGCCCAAGAAATATTGCCGGTTCTTGACAATTTCAACCGTGCACTTGCGGTAGAGACAAACGAAGAAAACAAAAGCTTTTTAGAAGGCATGAACATGATCAACAATCAACTGGTTAATGCTTTGGAATCTGCAGGAGTTAAAGGCATTGATGCAGTGGGTGAACCATTTGACCCTAATCTCCATCATGCTGTCATGCAGGTGGAAGATGATCAGTACGAAGCGAACACAGTTGTGGAAGAACTGCAAAAAGGCTATATGCTAAAGGATCGCGTTATTAGACCTGCAATGGTCAAAGTTAATAATTAAATGAGTGTGGAGTCAAGGAGGAAATCATTATGAGCAAAATTATCGGAATTGATTTAGGTACTACAAACTCTTGTGTATCCGTCATGGAAGGCGGGGAGTCAGTTGTTATACCAAACCCGGAAGGTAATCGGACAACCCCTTCTGTAGTGGCATTTAAAAACGGAGAACGCCAGGTTGGCGAAGTTGCCAAGCGTCAGGCGATTACAAATCCAAACACAATACAGTCCATTAAGCGTCATATGGGGTCGGATTACAAAGTTGAAATAGAAGATAAAGAATATACCCCCAAGAAATTTCTGCTATTATTCTGCAGCATATCAAATCTTATGCCGAAGATTATATCGGTCAGACTGTGGAAAAAGCTGTTATCACAGTTCCAGCTTATTTTAACGATGCACAGCGTCAAGCAACAAAAGATGCGGGTAAAATTGCTGGTCTTGAAGTAGAACGGATTATCAACGAGCCAACAGCCGCAGCACTTGCATATGGCATTGATAAAGAAGATGAGGATCAAACCATCCTTGTTTACGACCTTGGTGGCGGTACATTTGACGTATCTATTCTGGATATCGGCGATGGTACCTTTGAAGTTGTTGCAACTGCCGGACAAAATGACCTTGGTGGTGACGATTTTGACAACGTCATTATCGACCATATGGTAGCAGAATTCAAAAAAGAAAATGGTCTCGATTTGTCTAAAGACAAAATGGCTGTACAACGGTTGAAAGATGCCGCTGAAAAAGCGAAAAAAGATCTTTCCGGTGTGACTCAAACACAGATTTCGTTGCCATTTATCACTGCTGGCGATGCAGGTCCGCTTCACCTAGAAATGACATTGTCCAGAGCGAAATTTGAAGAACTATCTTCAGATCTCGTAGAACGTACGATGATTCCTACTCGTAAGGCGATCAAGGATTCAGGTCTGTCCATGAACGATATACAGAAAGTATTGCTTGTCGGCGGTTCCACTCGTATTCCGGCCGTTCAAGAAGCAATTAAGAAAGAAACTGGTAAAGAACCTTCGAAAGGTGTTAACCCTGATGAAGTAGTTGCTCTTGGTGCAGCAATCCAGGGTGGCGTTCTGCAAGGTGATGTCAAAGACGTACTGCTTCTTGACGTAACGCCTTTATCACTCGGTATTGAAACAATGGGTGGTGTGTTCACGAAGCTTATCGAACGAAACACAACAATCCCAACAAGTCATTCACAGGTGTTCTCAACAGCTGCTGATAATCAGACAGCCGTAGATATCCATGTCATGCAAGGTGAGCGTGAAATGGCTGCTGATAACAAAACGCTCGGACGTTTTCAGCTCGCGGATATTCCACCAGCACCAAGAGGGATTCCACAAATTGAAGTATCATTCGATATTGATGCTAATGGTATTGTAAATGTTCGCGCCAAAGACAAAGGAACCAATAAAGAACAGTCGATTACCATTAAGTCATCCTCTGGTCTTTCTGATGATGAAGTCGACCGCATGGTGAAAGAAGCAGAAGAAAACGCTGAAGAAGACAAAAAGCGCCGTGAGGAAGTTGATCTCAGAAACGAAGCTGATCAAATGATCTTCACAACTGAAAAGACACTTAAAGATCTTGGCGATAAAGTGACTGATGAAGAAAAGCAAAAAGCCGAATCAGCCAAAGATGAGCTGAAAACAGCGCTTGAAGGCGACGACCTTGACGAAATCAAAGCCAAGAAAGAAGCACTTGAAGAACAAGTTCAGCAACTTTCTGTAAAACTGTATGAACAAATGCAGCAGGAAAATCAGGGTGCTGAAGAAAGTGCAGAAAATAGTGATGAAGATGTCGTTGATGCTGATTATCAAGAAGTAGATGACGAAGAAAGCGACAAGAAGTAAACACTTTAAAAAGTCAAAGTCAGGATCCCCTTGACTTTGACTTTTTTACTGTATCCAACCCTTCTCATAAAAAAACTTTTTTGTTTTAAGTCATGTAACAAACTTAATGTATATGTAGGCAGACAAAGCATTAGTTGCTATGAAGTGTGTGTTAGTGATATTATGAAACCTATGCAATAGTGGATCGGGAGAGTGATTTAATAGTGAGTAAGCGTGATTATTATGACGTTCTCGGTGTGGAACAAGACGCATCGAAAGAAGATATAAAAAAGGCATACCGAAAGCTGGCCAGAAAATATCACCCAGATGTGAACAAAGAAGAAAACGCCGCTGACAAGTTTAAAGAAGTAAAAGAAGCTTATGAAGTGCTGAGTGATGAGCAAAAACGTACACAGTATGATCAATTTGGGCATGCCGGAACAGATAACCAAGGTTTTGGCGGCTTTGGTGGCGCCCAGGACTTTGGCGGTTTCGGTGACATTTTTGACATGTTTTTCGGAGGTGGGGGCAGAAGACAAGACCCGAACGCCCCGAGACAGGGTGCTGATTTGCAATATACAATCACACTTGACTTTGAAGAAGCAATTTTTGGTAAGGAAGCCGACATAAGGATACCGCGGGAAGAAGAATGTGACACTTGTCAGGGTTCCGGTGCTAAACCAGGAACACAGACTAAAACGTGTGGCCATTGTAATGGCTCTGGTCAGTTAAATACGGAACAATCAACCCCATTTGGAAAAGTTGTGAACAGGCGTGTGTGTCATTATTGTAATGGTACAGGCACAATTATTCCGGAAAAATGTAGCACGTGCGGTGGAGCAGGTCGTGTTAAAAAACATAAACAAATTCACATTTCCATCCCTGCTGGTATTGACGAAGGGCAACAAATTCGTGTAACCGGGAAAGGTGAATCCGGTATTAATGGAGGGCCGCCGGGAGACTTGTTTGTCGGTGTGCGTATCCAGCCACATGACTTTTTCGAACGAGATGGCGATCATATATACTGTGAACTGCCATTAACTTTCGCTCAGGCAGCTCTGGGAGATGAGGTTGAAGTACCTACAGTTCATGGGAATGTTAAATTGAAAATCCCTTCAGGTACACAAACCGGTAAAACATTTCGACTAAAAGGGAAAGGTGTACCAAATGTTCATGGTATGGGTCATGGCGATCAGCACATCCAAATTCGTATTGTGACACCGACAAAATTATCCGAACGGCAAAAAGACCTGTTGCGGGAGTTTAATGAAATTGGCGGTCACGATACTACAGAAGAACAACATTCTTTCTTCCAGCGATTTAAAAATGCATTTAAAGGTGAGTAACCTTGAAAAAGAAATGAGTGGGTCTGATGAAATGGAATGAAGTAGCTGTCAATACAAATAGAGAAGCGGTCGAAGCAGTTAGCCATACCTTTCATGAAATAGGGGCAAGCGGCGTATCAATTGAAGACCCGCTTGATATGATTAAAGATCGAGATTCCCTTTTTGGTGAAATCTATGAACTGAATCCGGGTGATTACCCCGAAAAGGGGGTCAATGTTAAGGCGTATTTCCCCGAGGACTTTGATTTGAAGACGGCAACACAACAGCTCAATACATCATTACAGAATCTAAAAGCCTTTTTTGATATTGGAAATGGCTCCATTACAATCAAGGAAATGGATGAAACTGACTGGGCGACCGCCTGGAAGGCTTATTATAAACCAGTAAAAGTCTCTGATAAAATTGTCATTGTACCAACATGGGAAACGTATATACCTGAGGAAGGCGAAATCATTCTGGAGCTGGATCCTGGCATGGCGTTCGGCACGGGTACACATCCGACAACTCAATTATGCATTCGAATGCTTGAGTCATATGTAGAACAGGGGCAAAAAGTTATTGATGTTGGCTGTGGGTCAGGGGTTTTAAGTATTGCCTCAGTGTTACTAGGGGCGGGCTCAGTTCATGCTCTGGACCTGGATGATGTTGCAGTAAGCAGTACCAGAAACAACCTGGACTTAAATGGTTTTCTAGATCATGTTCGTGTTGAGCAAGGCAACTTGCTTGAAAAAACGCATCTTTGCGCTGATATTATTGTGTCTAATATACTCGCCGAGGTTATTGTGCAATTTACAGACGATGCATGGGATAAACTTGAAACGGATGGTTTGTTTATTGTTTCAGGTATTATCATGGAAAAGAAAGCGATGGTAATAGATGCTTTGACTGTGGCCGGATTTGTAATAAAAGAAGTGGCTGAAATGGAAGACTGGGTATCTATTTGTGCCCAAAAGAAGCAGGTGTAAATATGCAGCGTTATTTTGTGCCAGAGTCAAGCTGGCGAAACGATAAAATACTCATTAAGCAAGATGACGCCCATCATATTGCCCGAGTAATGCGTATGGATACTGGAGATACCATTGTTTGTGTTGATCCTGGAGGCCATGCGGCTTTGTGTAAGATTGAAACGGTTGCTCAACAGCAAGTGGTGTGCGCACTTGTTGAGTGGATGGAACAAACCCCGGAACTCCCTGTTGACATTACGATCGTCCAAGGGCTCGCGAAAGGCGATAAGATGGAATACGTTCTGCAAAAAGGAACGGAAATGGGTGCATCTGGTTTCATTCCTTTTCAAGCAGCACGTTCTGTTGTTAAATGGGATCAGCAAAAGGCACACAAGAAACTAAATCGTTATGAAAAAATTGTTAAGGAATCCGCAGAGCAGTCCCACCGGACACGGATTCCGGTCATACATAACCCAATGGAATTACAAGACATTATCAATGTCTCTGGCGACTATGACGTCACTATGTTAGCATATGAAGAAGAAGCAAAGATTAAATCTCGACATGCGGCTCTTTCCGGGATTATTCAAGAACTGGAACCTGGAAAAAAGCTCTTGGTCGTTATTGGGCCAGAAGGTGGGCTGACTCTAGAAGAAGCAAATGAAATGCAAAAAAACGGATTTCTTGCCGTTCGAACTGGTCCGCGTATATTACGCACAGAAACAGCAGCTCTTTATATTTTAGCTGCTGTAAGTTACCATTTAGAAGAATTGAGGTGTCAATCATGACAACAGTTGCTTTCCATACACTTGGCTGTAAAGTCAATCACTATGAAACAGAAGGCATTTGGAATATGTTCAAAGCAAATGGGTATGAGCGGGTGGATTTTGAAAAACAGGCTGATATTTATGTAATCAATACATGCACAGTCACAAATACTGGTGACAAGAAAAGCAGGCAGGTCATACGCAGAGCAGTTCGAAAAAACCCTGAGTCAGTTGTCTGTGTGACGGGATGTTATGCCCAAACATCACCTGGTGAAATCATGGAAATTCCCGGCGTTGACGTAGTTGTCGGCACTCAGAACCGAAAAGAAATGATCGGCTATATTGAAGAACATATGAAAACACGACAGCCCATCAATGGTGTCGCAAACATTATGAAAAACCGTACGTTTGAAGAAATGGACGTACCGGCATTTACCGATCGTACCCGGGCATCCTTAAAGATACAGGAAGGTTGTAATAATTTCTGTACCTTCTGCATTATCCCCTGGTCCAGAGGGTTATTACGGTCGCGGGATCCAGAGAATGTATTGAAGCAAGCGAGACAGCTTGTTGAGGCTGGTTATAAAGAGATTGTGCTTACAGGCATTCATACAGCAGGCTATGGTGAAGATATGAAAGATTATAATTTTGCCAACCTGCTTTATGATTTGGAACATAAAGTGGAAGGACTCAAGCGCATTCGAATTTCTTCAATTGAAGCCAGTCAAATTACAGATGAAGTGATTGATATCCTTGACCAATCAAAGAAAATTGTCCGGCATTTGCATATTCCGCTTCAGGCTGGCTCTGACTCTGTGCTTAAACGTATGCGTCGTAAATACTCCACAGCATATTACCGTGAAAAGATTGAAAAGATCCGTCAAGCTTTACCCGATTTAGCGATTACATCAGATGTAATTGTCGGTTTTCCAGGCGAGACAGATAAAGAATTTAATGAAACCTATCAATTTATTGAAGACCTTGGCTACGCTGAATTGCATGTATTTCCATTTTCACGCAGAACCGGCACACCTGCCGCACGCATGGACAACCAAGTCGATAACGATACAAAAAATGATCGGGTGCATCAAATGATCACATTGTC contains:
- the lepA gene encoding translation elongation factor 4: MVRKQQNVRNFSIIAHIDHGKSTLADRILENTKALTQREMKEQYLDAMDLERERGITIKLNAVQLHYSSKTNEEYIFHLIDTPGHVDFTYEVSRSLAACEGVILVVDAAQGIEAQTLANVYLALDNDLEIIPVINKIDLPNADTDRVAQELEDVVGIDKNEVILASAKDNIGIDEILERIVSDIPAPAGSSEAPLKALIFDSLYDSYRGVIAYVSIKEGALKKGDHIKMMATGKTYEVNDLGVFTPAPVSQDELYVGDVGFLTASIKNVGDTRVGDTITLANYEAEEPLPGYKPLNPMVFCGLYPIDSNKYNDLREALERLELNDSALQYEAETSQALGFGFRCGFLGLLHMEIIQERIEREFKIDLITTAPSVIYEVETTSEELLEVDNPSMMPDAQQVENIKEPYVEATVMVPNDYVGAVMELCQKKRGQFRDMQYLDDVRVNIVYHIPLSEIVYDFFDQLKSQTKGYASFDYEIIGYHTSKLVKMDILLNGETVDALSFIVHRDFAYERGKHIVEKLKNLIPRQQFEVPVQAAIGNKIVARSTIKAMRKNVLSKCYGGDISRKRKLLEKQKEGKKRMKMVGSVEIPQEAFMSVLQMDDD
- the hemW gene encoding radical SAM family heme chaperone HemW, whose product is MPDSVYIHIPFCEHICHYCDFTKFFYKENQTDAYLEALANEIGINVAEPKKYVKTIYIGGGTPTVLTLAQLEKLMSMINEAFDVTHAEEFTIEANPGDIDTEKIKLLKEWGVNRVSLGVQVFDNDMLKELGRAHKVKDVYTTVSRLQQNGIENISIDLIYALPNQTPNHFRKTVEEAVAFDLPHYSTYSLQIEPKTVFYQRHKKGILNKPPEEEEVEMFHILKDTMAQNRLNRYEVSNFSKPGFESKHNLTYWNNDYYYGFGAGASGYLPGRRTNNLKPLPAYIKQANLDGKPLLQAEEIGLKEAVEEEFFLGLRKMEGVNKAQFKERYGFSHDLVYSNAIDVLKQKGWLAEDEAWIRLTEEGLLFGNSVFAHFLIEEADLKHVR
- the hrcA gene encoding heat-inducible transcriptional repressor HrcA, with translation MLTERQMLILQVLIDDFIESAQPVGSRRLSQKKNVDFSPATIRNVMADLEDMGYIEKPHTSSGRIPSEQGYRFYVDHLIPYPSADQGIHFIEQVVQDEFMEFEQIVQKSAEILSDITNYTTIILGPEIFETTLKQLQIVTLTEHTAVTILITNTGHVEHRSFTIPAHISSSDLEKIVNILNNRLHGVPLIHLPQRVNVELHSMLRQYVDDYETVYEYVKSAIVGDYPIKLYIGGKTNILMQPEFNNIEKVRSFYTMMENEDEITQLFKGTPNGIEVRIGNENKMEAVKDLSVITSSYHLGDGNAGMIGLLGPTRMEYRKVISLLQAFSNEMSDALYVWFKQNE
- the grpE gene encoding nucleotide exchange factor GrpE, with product MESEHTNATEKNESVEKDSEILEAEEVEQNEVEDEQVEALKSELVSLKNEKDQLQERLLRVQAEFDNFKKRSQKEKEAERMYKSQDLAQEILPVLDNFNRALAVETNEENKSFLEGMNMINNQLVNALESAGVKGIDAVGEPFDPNLHHAVMQVEDDQYEANTVVEELQKGYMLKDRVIRPAMVKVNN
- the dnaJ gene encoding molecular chaperone DnaJ, which codes for MSKRDYYDVLGVEQDASKEDIKKAYRKLARKYHPDVNKEENAADKFKEVKEAYEVLSDEQKRTQYDQFGHAGTDNQGFGGFGGAQDFGGFGDIFDMFFGGGGRRQDPNAPRQGADLQYTITLDFEEAIFGKEADIRIPREEECDTCQGSGAKPGTQTKTCGHCNGSGQLNTEQSTPFGKVVNRRVCHYCNGTGTIIPEKCSTCGGAGRVKKHKQIHISIPAGIDEGQQIRVTGKGESGINGGPPGDLFVGVRIQPHDFFERDGDHIYCELPLTFAQAALGDEVEVPTVHGNVKLKIPSGTQTGKTFRLKGKGVPNVHGMGHGDQHIQIRIVTPTKLSERQKDLLREFNEIGGHDTTEEQHSFFQRFKNAFKGE
- the prmA gene encoding 50S ribosomal protein L11 methyltransferase translates to MKWNEVAVNTNREAVEAVSHTFHEIGASGVSIEDPLDMIKDRDSLFGEIYELNPGDYPEKGVNVKAYFPEDFDLKTATQQLNTSLQNLKAFFDIGNGSITIKEMDETDWATAWKAYYKPVKVSDKIVIVPTWETYIPEEGEIILELDPGMAFGTGTHPTTQLCIRMLESYVEQGQKVIDVGCGSGVLSIASVLLGAGSVHALDLDDVAVSSTRNNLDLNGFLDHVRVEQGNLLEKTHLCADIIVSNILAEVIVQFTDDAWDKLETDGLFIVSGIIMEKKAMVIDALTVAGFVIKEVAEMEDWVSICAQKKQV
- a CDS encoding 16S rRNA (uracil(1498)-N(3))-methyltransferase; this encodes MQRYFVPESSWRNDKILIKQDDAHHIARVMRMDTGDTIVCVDPGGHAALCKIETVAQQQVVCALVEWMEQTPELPVDITIVQGLAKGDKMEYVLQKGTEMGASGFIPFQAARSVVKWDQQKAHKKLNRYEKIVKESAEQSHRTRIPVIHNPMELQDIINVSGDYDVTMLAYEEEAKIKSRHAALSGIIQELEPGKKLLVVIGPEGGLTLEEANEMQKNGFLAVRTGPRILRTETAALYILAAVSYHLEELRCQS
- the mtaB gene encoding tRNA (N(6)-L-threonylcarbamoyladenosine(37)-C(2))-methylthiotransferase MtaB, whose product is MTTVAFHTLGCKVNHYETEGIWNMFKANGYERVDFEKQADIYVINTCTVTNTGDKKSRQVIRRAVRKNPESVVCVTGCYAQTSPGEIMEIPGVDVVVGTQNRKEMIGYIEEHMKTRQPINGVANIMKNRTFEEMDVPAFTDRTRASLKIQEGCNNFCTFCIIPWSRGLLRSRDPENVLKQARQLVEAGYKEIVLTGIHTAGYGEDMKDYNFANLLYDLEHKVEGLKRIRISSIEASQITDEVIDILDQSKKIVRHLHIPLQAGSDSVLKRMRRKYSTAYYREKIEKIRQALPDLAITSDVIVGFPGETDKEFNETYQFIEDLGYAELHVFPFSRRTGTPAARMDNQVDNDTKNDRVHQMITLSEKLAMQYAKQFENELLEVIPEEHSEDPDEPNMLIGYTDNYLKVKFEGTPDMIGQIVRIKLLKVDYPINEGQFVRIMDEATNQPISAQS